The following coding sequences lie in one Chelatococcus sp. YT9 genomic window:
- a CDS encoding acyl-CoA dehydrogenase family protein, with the protein MVDVTLTDEQRLLRETLERYLAREHSMESRVAAAGAVDTDERWAGFVEMGLPAVPISIEDGGIGGGGTEIAIIAEQLGRNLVAVPYLETAVMAASVIEACAEADRRRSLLEDIVAGCVFTVAHFEPESRFDVSHVKTTARRVSDGFVLDGTKVSVAWADRADKLLISALLDGELAVFAVDPATAGLKVNGYVTNDGQRGADLHLRGVKLDGGAMVVAPTRGRAAIDAAICRARIYLTCEAAAIMRRMCDMTRDYVATRQQFGAAIGSFQVIQHRLVDMYSQSEQSFSMALLAADNWDAPAPERDRVTSAGRALVARASRFVGQNAVQLHGGIGMAWETPLSHYFKRLTMNSMQMGDESYHLRRFASLVRAKEPAH; encoded by the coding sequence ATGGTCGACGTGACGCTGACGGATGAACAGCGCCTGCTGCGCGAAACGCTGGAGCGCTATCTGGCGCGTGAGCATTCGATGGAAAGTCGCGTCGCAGCGGCCGGTGCGGTGGACACGGATGAGCGCTGGGCCGGTTTCGTGGAGATGGGCCTTCCAGCCGTTCCCATCTCTATCGAAGACGGCGGTATTGGTGGGGGCGGGACCGAGATCGCCATCATCGCCGAGCAGTTGGGACGCAACCTCGTGGCAGTGCCCTATCTCGAAACAGCCGTCATGGCAGCGTCGGTGATCGAGGCCTGCGCGGAGGCCGACCGGCGTCGTTCGTTGCTCGAGGACATCGTGGCAGGCTGCGTTTTCACCGTTGCGCATTTCGAGCCGGAGTCCCGCTTCGACGTTAGCCACGTGAAGACAACAGCGCGTCGCGTGAGCGACGGCTTCGTCCTGGATGGAACGAAAGTGTCAGTCGCTTGGGCCGACCGCGCCGACAAGCTGCTGATCTCGGCGCTCCTGGACGGAGAGCTTGCGGTCTTTGCAGTCGATCCCGCGACCGCAGGCCTCAAGGTCAACGGCTACGTCACTAACGACGGACAGCGCGGTGCTGACCTGCATCTGCGCGGCGTGAAACTCGATGGCGGCGCGATGGTGGTCGCTCCGACGCGGGGGCGTGCGGCCATTGATGCAGCGATCTGCCGAGCGCGTATCTATCTCACCTGCGAGGCGGCAGCGATCATGCGGCGAATGTGCGATATGACGCGTGACTATGTCGCGACGCGCCAACAGTTCGGCGCGGCTATCGGGAGTTTCCAGGTCATCCAGCATCGGCTGGTCGACATGTATAGCCAGTCCGAGCAGTCGTTCTCTATGGCGCTGCTCGCCGCTGACAACTGGGACGCGCCGGCGCCTGAACGCGACCGGGTTACTTCGGCAGGGCGCGCGCTGGTCGCTCGGGCCTCTCGTTTCGTCGGTCAGAATGCCGTGCAACTCCATGGCGGCATCGGCATGGCATGGGAGACACCGCTCAGCCATTACTTCAAGCGCCTCACCATGAACAGCATGCAGATGGGCGATGAAAGCTACCACCTCCGGCGGTTCGCCTCATTGGTGCGCGCGAAAGAGCCCGCGCACTGA
- a CDS encoding thiolase domain-containing protein, with protein sequence MTIRGKAYIAGIYEHPTRKAPDKSLAQLHAEIAIGAVADAGLTMADVDGFFCDNDAPGLGPISMVEYLGLNVRHVDTTETGGSAPIVHISHAAQAIASGKCSVALITLAGRPRSAGVSANPPPNWDVPELPFEYPYRSSVLNQYAMVAMRHMHEYGTTPEQLAWVKVAASHHAQHNPHAMLREVVSVENVLQSPMIADPLHRLDCCVVSDGGGAIVVVSPEIARSLSRPLIKVRGAGEAIRDLRGGKANILESGGARSGAIAFEEAGVTPADIKYASVYDSFTITVIVQLEDLGFCEKGQGGRFVSDGQLISGIGRLPVNTDGGGLCNNHPGNRGGMTKVLEAVRQLRGEAHPAVQVQGCDLAVAHGTGGWLASRHGSATVILERE encoded by the coding sequence ATGACAATACGCGGCAAGGCTTACATCGCCGGCATCTACGAGCATCCCACGCGCAAGGCGCCGGACAAGTCCCTCGCCCAGTTGCACGCCGAGATCGCCATCGGCGCCGTCGCTGACGCCGGTTTGACGATGGCCGACGTGGACGGCTTCTTCTGCGACAATGATGCGCCGGGTCTCGGTCCCATCTCCATGGTTGAATATCTTGGCCTTAACGTACGTCACGTCGATACCACGGAGACGGGGGGCTCCGCCCCGATCGTGCACATTTCACACGCGGCACAGGCCATCGCCTCGGGCAAATGCAGCGTCGCCCTGATCACGTTGGCAGGGCGTCCGCGCAGCGCGGGCGTAAGTGCTAATCCGCCGCCGAACTGGGACGTGCCGGAGCTTCCGTTCGAATATCCCTATCGCTCGTCCGTGCTCAATCAATACGCGATGGTGGCGATGCGCCACATGCACGAATACGGCACCACCCCAGAACAACTCGCCTGGGTCAAGGTAGCTGCCTCGCATCACGCGCAGCACAATCCGCATGCAATGCTGCGCGAAGTGGTGAGCGTTGAAAACGTGTTGCAGTCGCCGATGATCGCCGACCCGCTGCACCGCCTCGACTGCTGTGTCGTAAGCGACGGGGGCGGCGCCATCGTGGTCGTCAGTCCTGAGATCGCCAGATCGCTGTCGCGCCCGCTGATCAAGGTGCGTGGTGCCGGCGAGGCTATACGCGACCTCCGTGGCGGTAAGGCCAATATTCTCGAGAGCGGTGGCGCCAGGTCAGGGGCGATCGCTTTCGAGGAAGCCGGGGTGACGCCCGCCGATATCAAGTACGCGTCAGTCTACGACAGCTTCACCATCACAGTCATCGTCCAGCTCGAGGATCTTGGCTTCTGCGAGAAAGGCCAAGGTGGGCGCTTCGTATCCGACGGCCAGCTGATTTCCGGCATCGGCCGTCTGCCGGTGAACACGGATGGCGGGGGCCTCTGCAACAATCACCCCGGCAATCGCGGTGGCATGACCAAGGTCCTGGAAGCCGTGCGCCAGCTCCGGGGCGAAGCCCATCCAGCTGTGCAGGTGCAGGGTTGCGACCTGGCGGTGGCACATGGAACCGGGGGATGGCTTGCCAGCCGTCACGGCAGCGCGACAGTCATCCTGGAAAGGGAATAA
- a CDS encoding Zn-ribbon domain-containing OB-fold protein, producing the protein MEEAVKMPAPKLNAENQEYWDAARRGVLLVKRCADCGEAHHYPRAICPFCHSGSTEWEEVAGTGVIHTYTIMRREQPSTITAYVALDQGPIMLTNIVGCEPETVRIGMPVQVCFADAEDGLRVPVFRPR; encoded by the coding sequence ATGGAAGAAGCAGTCAAGATGCCGGCACCTAAGCTCAACGCCGAGAACCAGGAATACTGGGATGCAGCGCGGCGCGGCGTCCTGCTCGTCAAGCGCTGCGCTGACTGCGGCGAGGCGCATCACTACCCACGCGCCATCTGCCCTTTCTGTCACAGCGGGAGCACGGAATGGGAGGAAGTGGCCGGCACCGGCGTCATCCATACCTATACGATCATGCGACGCGAACAACCCAGCACGATCACCGCCTACGTCGCCCTCGACCAAGGGCCGATCATGCTGACGAACATCGTCGGCTGTGAGCCTGAGACCGTCCGGATCGGCATGCCGGTCCAGGTTTGCTTCGCAGACGCGGAGGATGGGCTGCGCGTACCGGTATTCAGGCCGCGCTGA
- a CDS encoding alpha/beta hydrolase: MTASHRRIRRGFVTVGDRQVHFRYAGTGPAVVLFGQSPTSSQTLDRQTLAFSEHFTAIAIDSCGLGRSSPLPTPTTEIADQAIALAQTLDALGISKVAAYGSHTGASICAEFAMRYPERTAIALLDGYPVYTEDERTRRLNTYFPSMEKTWDGLHLMWLWYRYREQNLFWPWNISGRVTRANCSVPAPEHIHRGVVDILDVWTGYIEPYAAAFRYHAQEPIPHLRVPTVFLAYPDDSLLTALDLLPRPLPDCCRIEPMPLDRDAGAQKEIEIMKSVPAWPDAPPIKSPSRRAVGVTQDYVGLDEGQLFVRHWGKAGSGLPLVMLPPAPGSATQLDTLPELMATDRAVIALDLPGCGDSDAFGQRHDVSRSARLVAEALAKLGVAKADFYGRHGGASVAVALASLAPEMVGALVLDSPPALGAEEREQIAPRYAEPIELDWDGSHLIRLWHATRDQELFWPWYERKIDRIRKNDPDVRADRLTTEVLAYLKNYQAYPSVWEAVLSYPVADRLSELGRAYTICGNVNDKFANHARAIAEDKFVAIPDSRLAAAEIIRSCIDRVR; this comes from the coding sequence TTGACGGCTTCGCATCGTCGTATCAGGCGCGGCTTCGTTACGGTCGGCGACCGGCAGGTCCACTTCCGATATGCAGGAACCGGCCCGGCCGTGGTTCTTTTTGGGCAGTCACCAACGTCATCCCAGACGCTCGACCGCCAGACGCTCGCTTTCTCCGAGCATTTCACCGCGATCGCGATCGACTCGTGCGGCCTCGGCCGTTCGTCGCCGCTACCGACCCCCACGACTGAAATCGCCGATCAGGCAATCGCATTGGCGCAGACACTGGACGCGCTTGGCATCTCCAAGGTGGCGGCCTATGGCTCCCACACAGGGGCGAGCATTTGTGCGGAGTTTGCCATGCGCTATCCGGAGCGAACGGCGATCGCGCTACTCGACGGCTATCCCGTCTATACCGAGGATGAGCGTACGCGACGCCTCAACACATACTTCCCTTCGATGGAGAAGACCTGGGACGGCCTTCACCTAATGTGGCTCTGGTACCGCTACCGTGAGCAGAATCTGTTCTGGCCGTGGAACATCAGCGGACGCGTCACAAGGGCCAACTGCAGCGTGCCGGCGCCCGAGCACATCCATCGTGGCGTGGTGGATATCCTCGATGTTTGGACGGGATACATCGAGCCCTATGCAGCCGCTTTCCGGTATCATGCGCAGGAGCCGATTCCGCATCTTCGCGTGCCGACTGTCTTCCTCGCCTATCCCGACGATTCCTTGCTGACTGCTCTCGACCTGCTGCCACGGCCGCTGCCCGATTGCTGCCGCATCGAGCCTATGCCGCTCGATCGCGACGCAGGTGCGCAGAAGGAGATCGAGATCATGAAGAGCGTGCCTGCGTGGCCGGATGCTCCGCCAATCAAATCGCCTTCACGCCGGGCGGTCGGTGTCACCCAAGACTATGTCGGCCTCGACGAAGGACAGCTGTTCGTCCGACATTGGGGCAAAGCTGGCAGCGGCTTACCGCTTGTCATGCTGCCGCCCGCGCCAGGTTCCGCCACACAGCTCGACACACTGCCGGAGCTCATGGCCACCGACCGCGCGGTGATCGCGCTCGACCTTCCCGGCTGCGGGGATTCCGACGCGTTCGGACAGCGGCACGATGTTTCGCGCAGCGCACGGCTCGTTGCCGAAGCCCTGGCAAAACTCGGCGTTGCGAAAGCCGACTTCTACGGGCGTCATGGTGGCGCCTCAGTCGCCGTCGCGTTGGCAAGCCTCGCGCCGGAAATGGTGGGCGCGCTGGTGCTTGACAGTCCGCCTGCGCTGGGTGCTGAGGAGCGCGAGCAGATTGCCCCGCGTTACGCGGAGCCGATCGAGCTCGATTGGGATGGCTCGCATCTCATTCGGCTCTGGCACGCGACGAGGGATCAGGAGCTGTTCTGGCCCTGGTACGAACGCAAGATCGACCGCATCCGAAAGAACGACCCTGACGTACGTGCCGATCGACTGACCACCGAGGTGTTAGCCTATCTCAAGAACTATCAAGCTTATCCGAGCGTGTGGGAAGCGGTGCTTTCTTATCCCGTCGCTGATCGACTTTCTGAGCTTGGCCGCGCGTACACGATCTGCGGAAACGTCAACGATAAGTTCGCTAATCATGCCAGGGCCATTGCTGAAGACAAGTTTGTGGCCATCCCGGATTCGCGGCTTGCCGCCGCAGAGATCATCCGCAGTTGCATCGACCGGGTCAGGTGA
- a CDS encoding ABC transporter substrate-binding protein — protein MKLNMFASAVGLAGVLALSMAGVAKAQVSDNVIKIGVLTDLSGPYSAATGPGAVAAAELAIEDFGGKVNGVPIELISADHQNKPDVGLTIAREWLDRQKVDVLVDITNSAIALALQDLVRDKGRVMLLVGASSSVLTGEKCSPNSVQWMSDTYSSSTTTANALLDQGKKTWFFVQADYTFGDALVADATKVIQARGGKVVGAVRHPFNSSDFSSYLLQAQSSGAEVVAFANSGSDFTQSAKQAKEFGLADSGQTLVGLAATMADIAALGLDAGKGLQVTEAFYWNYNDETRRLAERFEKKTGKKPAQGQAATYSAVRSYLKAIEKAGTDKGDKVLETLRSMEIKDDFTPSGKLREDGRMVHDMYFLRVKEPSQAKSKYDIYDITSVVEGERAARPLADGKCPYIMNKK, from the coding sequence ATGAAGCTGAACATGTTTGCATCGGCCGTTGGTCTCGCGGGTGTCCTCGCGCTGTCAATGGCAGGGGTCGCTAAGGCGCAGGTATCGGACAACGTCATCAAGATCGGCGTGCTCACGGACTTGAGTGGACCCTACAGCGCCGCCACCGGGCCCGGCGCGGTGGCGGCAGCCGAACTCGCCATCGAAGACTTCGGCGGCAAAGTGAACGGCGTCCCGATCGAGCTGATTTCGGCCGATCACCAGAACAAGCCAGACGTGGGTTTGACGATCGCGCGCGAATGGCTTGATCGCCAAAAGGTTGATGTTCTCGTTGACATCACCAATTCGGCAATCGCGCTCGCTCTTCAGGACCTCGTGCGCGACAAAGGCCGGGTTATGCTGCTGGTAGGTGCTTCTTCGTCGGTCCTCACCGGCGAGAAATGCTCGCCCAATAGCGTCCAATGGATGTCCGACACTTATTCGTCGTCCACGACGACCGCCAACGCTTTGCTGGACCAAGGCAAGAAGACGTGGTTCTTCGTACAGGCCGACTATACGTTCGGTGACGCGCTTGTGGCCGATGCAACGAAGGTCATTCAGGCCCGGGGTGGCAAGGTCGTAGGTGCTGTTCGTCATCCGTTCAATTCAAGCGACTTCTCGTCTTATCTCCTGCAAGCCCAGTCATCAGGCGCCGAGGTCGTAGCCTTCGCCAATAGCGGTTCGGACTTTACGCAGTCTGCGAAGCAGGCCAAGGAATTTGGCCTCGCCGATAGCGGCCAGACACTGGTCGGCCTCGCTGCTACTATGGCCGATATTGCCGCCCTCGGCCTCGACGCGGGGAAAGGGTTGCAAGTAACTGAAGCCTTCTATTGGAACTACAATGACGAAACGCGGCGCCTTGCTGAACGCTTCGAGAAGAAGACTGGCAAGAAGCCCGCTCAGGGCCAAGCCGCGACCTATTCCGCTGTTCGCAGCTACCTAAAAGCTATCGAGAAGGCCGGCACAGACAAGGGCGACAAGGTGCTGGAGACACTTCGCTCAATGGAAATCAAAGATGATTTCACGCCAAGCGGCAAGCTGCGCGAAGATGGACGCATGGTGCACGACATGTACTTTCTGCGTGTGAAGGAGCCATCTCAGGCGAAGTCGAAGTATGATATCTATGATATTACGTCTGTCGTTGAGGGCGAGCGCGCGGCACGTCCTCTCGCCGACGGAAAGTGCCCCTACATCATGAACAAAAAATAG
- a CDS encoding ABC transporter ATP-binding protein, whose amino-acid sequence MGFVAVDGVDLAVRKGSVHALIGPNGAGKTTCFNLLTKFLAPSGGTIHYKGRDITKSSPATVAEMGLVRSFQISAVFPQLTVLENVRVALQRRRGSSFDFWRSEKVLKSYEDEARRLISLVGLAGFEAAAAATLSYGRKRALEIATTLALDPEVLLLDEPTAGMAVEDIDRIVLLLEQVAEKRTLLMVEHNLSVVSRLCSRVSVLCRGQVIAEGDYQTVASDERVKEAYLGSNHA is encoded by the coding sequence ATGGGGTTCGTGGCCGTGGATGGCGTGGACCTCGCCGTTCGCAAGGGTTCGGTGCACGCGCTCATCGGCCCGAACGGTGCTGGCAAGACAACGTGCTTCAACTTACTCACGAAGTTCCTGGCGCCGAGCGGTGGCACGATCCACTACAAGGGCAGGGACATCACAAAGTCGAGCCCGGCGACGGTCGCCGAAATGGGCCTTGTGCGCTCGTTTCAGATCTCCGCGGTCTTCCCGCAGTTGACGGTGCTGGAGAACGTGCGCGTCGCCCTCCAGCGCCGGCGCGGCAGTTCGTTCGACTTCTGGCGTAGCGAGAAGGTGCTCAAATCTTATGAGGACGAGGCGCGGCGTCTTATCTCGCTCGTCGGTCTCGCGGGGTTTGAAGCGGCCGCCGCGGCCACGCTGTCATATGGGCGCAAACGGGCTCTTGAAATCGCCACGACCTTGGCGCTGGACCCTGAAGTGCTGCTGCTTGACGAACCAACCGCCGGGATGGCCGTCGAAGACATCGATCGGATCGTTCTCCTCCTGGAGCAGGTTGCCGAGAAACGCACTCTGCTGATGGTGGAGCATAACCTGTCGGTCGTGTCGCGGCTCTGCAGCCGCGTATCGGTGCTATGCCGCGGCCAGGTCATCGCGGAGGGAGACTACCAAACCGTGGCAAGCGATGAACGCGTAAAGGAAGCATATCTAGGCTCCAATCATGCGTGA
- a CDS encoding ABC transporter ATP-binding protein, translating to MREDARADRGQEDVTPLEVRDLHGWYGESHVLHGMSLTLRQGEVIALLGRNGAGKTTTLRAIMGVLERRSGSVLVDGCETIGLPTRLIARLGVAYCPEERGIYSSLNVGENLRLPPVIKPGGLPDEAIFDLFPNLRARLRSQGTKLSGGEQQMLAIARILRTGSRTLLLDEPTEGLAPIIIDQIAVTVRKLKDMQFNVVLVEQNLRFASEIADRHFVVEQGRVVDQISGGEFASSRSKLNKYLGV from the coding sequence ATGCGTGAGGATGCTAGGGCGGATCGTGGCCAGGAAGATGTCACCCCACTGGAGGTACGTGACCTCCATGGCTGGTACGGGGAATCGCATGTGCTGCACGGCATGTCGCTGACGCTCCGCCAGGGAGAAGTTATCGCGCTCTTGGGGCGCAACGGCGCCGGCAAGACGACGACCCTCAGGGCAATCATGGGCGTGTTGGAGCGGCGCTCCGGCTCGGTGCTTGTGGATGGATGCGAGACGATCGGGTTGCCGACCCGATTGATAGCGCGGCTTGGCGTCGCCTACTGTCCAGAGGAACGCGGCATCTATTCCAGTTTGAACGTCGGGGAGAACCTGCGGCTGCCGCCAGTCATCAAACCAGGGGGGCTTCCAGACGAAGCCATATTCGATCTCTTTCCGAATCTGCGCGCCCGCCTACGCAGCCAGGGAACCAAGCTATCGGGCGGCGAACAGCAGATGCTGGCGATTGCGCGCATTCTGCGCACCGGCTCGCGAACACTACTCCTCGACGAGCCGACCGAAGGCCTTGCTCCGATCATCATTGACCAGATTGCGGTGACCGTGCGCAAGCTAAAGGACATGCAATTCAACGTCGTGCTCGTCGAACAGAATTTGCGCTTCGCAAGCGAGATCGCTGACAGGCATTTCGTCGTGGAGCAAGGGCGTGTCGTTGACCAGATCAGCGGCGGCGAATTTGCGTCCAGCCGTTCCAAACTCAACAAATATCTGGGCGTTTGA
- a CDS encoding branched-chain amino acid ABC transporter permease has protein sequence MFEALGFSAPAFFGQLLLGIINGAFYALLSLGLSIIFGLLNIVNFTHGALYMMGALLAWMLLNYLGIGYWPALIIAPIAVGLLGILLERVFIRQLYKLDHLYGLLLTFGLAMIIEGAFRNIYGVSGQTYAMPAIFQGGVNLGFMYLPFYRGWVVLVSIAVCLATWFVIERTSLGSNLRAATENPKLTEAFGINVPRLLTLTYGFGVALAGFAGVLAAPIYSVSPTMGANLLIVVFAVVVIGGMGSIMGSIITGFGLGIIEGLTKFFYPEAANIAVFVIMAIMLMIKPAGLFGRVG, from the coding sequence ATGTTTGAAGCACTTGGTTTCTCCGCGCCGGCATTCTTTGGGCAATTGTTGCTCGGCATAATCAACGGTGCATTCTACGCATTGCTGAGCCTCGGCCTTTCCATTATCTTCGGCCTCCTTAACATCGTGAATTTCACGCATGGGGCGCTCTACATGATGGGGGCTCTCCTTGCCTGGATGCTTCTGAACTACCTCGGCATTGGCTATTGGCCGGCGCTCATCATCGCGCCGATTGCCGTTGGTCTACTAGGCATCCTGCTCGAGCGTGTGTTCATTCGCCAACTTTACAAGCTCGACCATCTTTATGGTCTCCTCCTGACCTTCGGCCTTGCAATGATCATCGAGGGCGCCTTCCGCAACATCTATGGGGTTTCCGGCCAGACCTATGCGATGCCCGCCATCTTCCAAGGTGGCGTCAATCTCGGCTTCATGTACCTGCCGTTTTATCGCGGATGGGTTGTCCTCGTTTCGATCGCCGTCTGTTTGGCGACCTGGTTCGTGATCGAGCGCACAAGCCTCGGTTCCAACCTGAGGGCGGCAACAGAAAATCCAAAGCTGACGGAAGCATTCGGCATCAACGTTCCCCGCCTGCTTACACTCACCTACGGTTTCGGGGTCGCGTTGGCGGGCTTCGCCGGCGTCTTGGCCGCTCCGATTTATTCAGTAAGCCCGACCATGGGCGCTAATCTTCTTATCGTCGTCTTCGCAGTCGTCGTGATCGGCGGCATGGGCTCAATCATGGGCTCGATCATCACGGGTTTCGGGCTTGGTATCATCGAAGGCCTGACGAAGTTCTTCTACCCTGAGGCGGCCAACATCGCAGTATTTGTCATCATGGCCATCATGCTGATGATCAAGCCCGCTGGTCTGTTCGGGAGGGTCGGCTGA
- a CDS encoding branched-chain amino acid ABC transporter permease: MSRQHMIYFSILLTLLIVAPFVLYPLFVMKMLCFALLACSLNLLLGYGGLLSFGHAAYFGAASYITAWSARDLGLTPELALACGIGVSMLLALVFGSLAIRRQGIYFAMITLAFAQLVYFASLRAPFTGGEDGIQGVPRGNLFSLIPLASDLGMYCFVAIVFFLTLLLMHRIIHSPFGQVMKSIRENEPRAISLGYHVNRYKLRLFIFSAAFAGLAGGMKSLVFSVATLNDVYWEMSGEAVLMTLLGGAGTFFGPILGAAVIVTLQNQLAALGAWIMIIQGTLFVLCVMLLRGGLVELLGRIARLFR; encoded by the coding sequence ATGTCGCGCCAGCACATGATCTATTTCAGCATCCTGCTCACGTTGCTGATCGTCGCGCCGTTTGTCCTTTATCCACTCTTCGTCATGAAGATGCTGTGCTTTGCGCTGTTGGCTTGCTCGCTCAATCTTCTGCTGGGATACGGCGGTCTGCTGTCCTTTGGTCACGCTGCCTATTTCGGCGCCGCGAGCTACATCACTGCCTGGAGCGCGCGCGATCTCGGCCTGACGCCCGAGCTTGCGCTCGCGTGCGGCATCGGCGTGAGCATGCTGCTCGCGTTGGTGTTCGGATCGCTCGCGATCAGACGGCAGGGCATCTATTTCGCCATGATCACGCTCGCTTTCGCGCAGCTCGTCTACTTCGCCTCGCTCCGCGCGCCTTTCACCGGGGGTGAAGACGGCATTCAGGGTGTGCCGCGCGGCAATCTTTTCTCATTGATCCCGCTTGCAAGCGATCTAGGGATGTACTGCTTTGTGGCCATCGTGTTCTTTCTCACGCTCTTGCTGATGCATCGGATCATTCACTCGCCTTTTGGGCAGGTGATGAAGTCGATCCGCGAGAACGAACCCCGTGCCATCTCGCTTGGCTATCACGTGAACCGCTATAAGTTGAGGCTGTTCATCTTCTCGGCCGCCTTCGCTGGACTGGCGGGCGGTATGAAATCACTTGTTTTTAGCGTAGCGACCTTGAATGACGTCTATTGGGAGATGTCTGGCGAGGCGGTGCTGATGACCTTGCTCGGGGGGGCAGGGACCTTCTTTGGCCCGATCCTTGGTGCCGCGGTAATCGTCACCTTGCAGAACCAACTCGCTGCACTTGGTGCATGGATCATGATCATCCAGGGTACGCTTTTCGTTCTCTGTGTGATGCTCTTGCGCGGTGGGCTGGTGGAACTGCTGGGCAGGATTGCCCGTCTTTTCCGGTAG